From Curtobacterium sp. MCBA15_012:
TCGGTGCGGGCAGGGCGATGGCGCGCTGCGGACGCGTCCTGCCGTGTTTCAGCCCGGCGTGAGCTCCTGCAGGCCGGTGACCCGGAGCAGGTCGAGCGTCGCGGCGTCGGTGCTGCCCGGGACCGCGGTGTAGACGACGATGCGCAGGTCGCTGCCGGGCACGCCGAGGACGTCGCAGTCGATCTCGACCGGCCCGACCGGGGTGCGCACGACCTTGCGGCTGGTCCGGTGTGCGGCGATGCGGCCGCTGTCCCACCGACGTTCGAACTCGGGCGACTCCCGTCGGAGGCGTGCGACGAGGTCGGCCAGCCGTGCGTCGGCGGGGTAGCGCCCGACCGCGGCCCGGAGGTCGGCGACGAGGTCGCTCGAGAAGTCCTCCTGGTGGGTTTCGTCCCACTCCACGCCCTCGTGGCCGTGCACGAAGTGCCGCCACACCAGGTTCCGGTCCAGGCCGGTCCAGCGTCCCGGGTCGTCCCCGAGGGCGGCCCAGAGCTCGTTCCAGAGGACGATGTCGTGCGCCGCGGTGAACACGGCGAGGGGGACGTCGCCGAGTCGGTCGACGATGCGCTGCACGCCCGGGGGGACGTGCGTCGGCACCGTGAGGCGGGACGGCGCGGCCGCGCCGGCGACCCGGAACAGGTGGTCGCGTTCCGCGGTGCTCAGTCGCAGCGCGGTCGCGAGTGCGCCGAGCAGCTGCGGCGACGGGTTCGTCGCCCGCCCCTGCTCGAGCCGGACGACGTAGTCCACGCTGACCCCGGCGAGTGCGGCGAGTTCCTCGCGGCGGAGCCCGGCCGTCCGGCGCCCGGGCCCCGCGGGCAGGCCGACCTGCTCGGGTCGGACCCGGTCGCGCCACGCGCGCAGCACCTCGGCGAACTCGCTCATGCGTCCATCCTGGCCCCGGACGACCCGGGCTCCCTGGTACTGCCGGTCCCATGGTCGACCCGTGCCTGGGGGAGTGCAGCCGCGGGGGCCAGGCTGGACCCATGACCACCACACTCATCACCGGGGCCAACCGCAGCCTCGGACTCGAGACCACCCGCCGCCTCCTCGAGGCCGGCCACACCGTCGTCGCCGGGGTCCGGGACCCTGCCTCGGCCGACGCCGTCCGCGAGCTCGGCGCCGAGGTCGTGCAGCTCGACGTCACCGACCAGACGAGCGTCGACCGGGCGATCGCCGCCCTGCCCGGACTCGACGTGCTCGTGAACAACGCCGGCGTGCTCGGGACGGCCTTCGGCGTCGACGACCTCGACCCGGCCGCGATGGACGCCGTGCTCGCGACGAACGTCACCGGTGTCGTGCGCGTGACGCAGGCCGCGCTGCCGCTGCTCCGGCGCTCGGCGAACCCGGTCGTCGTCAACGTCGCCTCGGGCGTCGGCTTCACCCGGTGGCTGACCACCCCTGGTCACGACGAGTACCCGGTCGCCGCGGTGCCGTACGCCGCGTCGAAGGCCGCCCTCATCGCGATGACCGTGCAGTACGCCAAGAACCTGCCCGGGTTCCGCGTCAACGCGAGCGACCCCGGCTACACGGCGACCGAGTTCAACGGGTTCGGCGGCCACCAGACCGTGACCGAGGGCACCGACGCCACCGTGCGGCTCGCGCTGCTCGACCAGGACGGGCCGACGGGGGAGTTCCACGACCGGAACGGCCGGATCGCGTACTGAGGCGCGGGTCCCCGCCGGTACGCGCGCGGCTCGGCTGGTACGCGCGGGGCCCGGCCGGGAGGCGCGGGGCGCGGTTCCTCCACAGGCGGCGGCGGGTCGGGCGGTCGCCCACAGGGCTCCACCCGGCTCGGTCGGGCGGCGACCGGTCTGCCAGGATGACGGCATGCGCGCAGTCCAGTACGACCGGTTCGGAGCCGCCCCCGCCATCGTCGACCTGCCCGAACCCGTCGCACCGGCCGACGGGGTCGTCGTCCGGGTCGCCGCCACCGGCGTGTGCCGGAGCGACTGGCACGCGTGGAAGGGCCACGACGACTCGGTCGTGCTGCCGCACGTGCCCGGACACGAGTTCGCGGGTGTCGTCAGCGCCGTCGGGGCCGGGGTGTCCGGCTTCGCGGTCGGCGACCGCGTCACCGCACCGTTCGTCTTCGCGTGCGGGACGTGCGAGCAGTGCCAGCAGGGCGCGACGCAGGTCTGCACGCGACAGCAGCAACCCGGCTTCACACTGCCGGGCTCGTACGCCGAGTCGGTCGTGGTGCCGCACGCCGACGTCAACCTGGTGGCGCTGCCCGACGCCGTCGGGTTCGCCGAGGCGGCCGGCCTCGGCTGCCGCTTCGGGACGGCGTACCACGCCGTGCACGCCAGGGGTCGGGTGGCCGCAGGTGAGTGGGTCGTCGTGTACGGCTGTGGGGGAGTCGGCCTCTCGACGGTGATCGTCGCGGTCGCGGCGGGCGCCCGGGTCGTGGCGGTCGACGTCTCCGCGGCGGCACTCGAGCGGGCGGCGGCGCTCGGCGCAGAGACCCTGTCGATGGACGACGACGTCGTCGACGCTGTGCGCGACCTCACCGGCGGGGGAGCGCACGTCTCGGTGGACGCCTTCGGCAGCCGAGCGACCTCGGTCGCCGCCGTGGCCTCGCTCCGCCCGCGCGGACGACACGTGCAGGTCGGCCTCTTGCTCGGCGACGAGGCCGTCCCGGCGATCCCGATGGGTCGCGTCGTCGGTGACGAACTCGAACTGCTCGGCAGTCACGGCATCTCGGTCGGGGAGTACGCCGCGATGCTCGACGACGTCGTCGCCGGGCGGCTGCGTCCGTCGGAGTCGATCGGCCGGACCATCGGGTTCGACGAGCTGCCCGACGCGATCGTCGCGATGGACGGGCCGCCGACCGCTGCGGGCATGACGGTGGCAGTGGTGACGGGGTGACCGAGGCCGTTCGGGACGACCGGTCGGTGCTCGGCGCGGCAGCCTGATCGGACGCTGTTCCGGATGCCGACCTGTTCGACGTCGTGATGGTGGAGGGCTCCGGAAATCGAACCAGACTAGGCACCCCGACTGGTGCGCCCCCCGTACGAGACCATCATGGCACCGGGGAACCGACACCGACATCAGTCCTCCGGATGAAGTCCCGCAGCCGATCGGCTGGTCGCTCGGCAACGGACGCCGCTCGCCTCATCGGCCGCGACATCGGCCCCGACGTCGGACGATGCGTGCCGGACGGCGGTGTCGATCAGCTGTCTGGACGCCGGTCCGGCTGATCGGGTGCGGGTGGCCCGGTCGTCGTCCGTGGTGCGGGGAGGGTCATCCGGAGCGTGTGGGTCCCGTCGTCGCCGAGGTGCCGTTCGAGCGACCCGCCCAGGAGTTCCGCCCGTTCCCGCAGCCCGACGAGACCGTGGTGCGCGCTCGGCAGGTCGAGCGGGGGACCCTGTGGCGGCTCGGCGACCAGCTCCACGGAGACCCGGGTCCCGGACGTGCTGATCGTCAGGTGCACCGCTGCTCCCGGTGCGTGCTTCCGAGCGTTCGTCAGGCCTTCCTGCACGAGTCGGAAGACGGCACGCTGCACCGCGGAGGGGAGTGGTCGGTCGAGCTCGACGTGCGTGTCGACGGCGATGCCGCTCTGCTCGAGGAGTCCTGGCAGGTCCGCGAGGGTGGGTTGTGGAGCGGGCCCGCGGTCGGCGCCACCGGCGGCACGGAGGACCTCGATCATCGCGCGGAGCTCGTCGAGCGTCGTCACGCTGAGCCCGCGGATGGTGGCGGCGACCCGTCGAGCGGTGGCGTCGGGGGAGGCCACCTGCAGCGCGCCTGCCTGCACCGCGATGAGGCTCACCTGGTTCGAGACGACGTCGTGCATCTCGCGGGCGAGCACCGCACGTTCGCGTTCGAGGGCGTGCTCGGCTGCGAGACGGGCGCGCTGCTGCTGCAGGGCGGCACGCTCGCGGATCTCCTGGCGGAGCTCGGCGCCCACGCGGATCGCCACACCAAGTGCCGTCGGCGCTGCCACGTACAGCGCCGAGAAGAGCGCGGCGGTCACCAGCGACTGCAGGGTCGACAGGTCGAACCGCATCCCCGTCGTCATCCCGCGCCAGGAGGGGGAGCAGCAGAACGCGACCACCGCGGCGCCCACGATCCAGGCGGTGCGGCGCTCGCTGCGCGCGACGCTGTACAGCGCGAACATGACCGCGAACACCGCGAAGCCCCACTCGAAACCCGGCAGCGCCAG
This genomic window contains:
- a CDS encoding helix-turn-helix domain-containing protein — translated: MSEFAEVLRAWRDRVRPEQVGLPAGPGRRTAGLRREELAALAGVSVDYVVRLEQGRATNPSPQLLGALATALRLSTAERDHLFRVAGAAAPSRLTVPTHVPPGVQRIVDRLGDVPLAVFTAAHDIVLWNELWAALGDDPGRWTGLDRNLVWRHFVHGHEGVEWDETHQEDFSSDLVADLRAAVGRYPADARLADLVARLRRESPEFERRWDSGRIAAHRTSRKVVRTPVGPVEIDCDVLGVPGSDLRIVVYTAVPGSTDAATLDLLRVTGLQELTPG
- a CDS encoding SDR family NAD(P)-dependent oxidoreductase, with product MTTTLITGANRSLGLETTRRLLEAGHTVVAGVRDPASADAVRELGAEVVQLDVTDQTSVDRAIAALPGLDVLVNNAGVLGTAFGVDDLDPAAMDAVLATNVTGVVRVTQAALPLLRRSANPVVVNVASGVGFTRWLTTPGHDEYPVAAVPYAASKAALIAMTVQYAKNLPGFRVNASDPGYTATEFNGFGGHQTVTEGTDATVRLALLDQDGPTGEFHDRNGRIAY
- a CDS encoding alcohol dehydrogenase catalytic domain-containing protein, with protein sequence MRAVQYDRFGAAPAIVDLPEPVAPADGVVVRVAATGVCRSDWHAWKGHDDSVVLPHVPGHEFAGVVSAVGAGVSGFAVGDRVTAPFVFACGTCEQCQQGATQVCTRQQQPGFTLPGSYAESVVVPHADVNLVALPDAVGFAEAAGLGCRFGTAYHAVHARGRVAAGEWVVVYGCGGVGLSTVIVAVAAGARVVAVDVSAAALERAAALGAETLSMDDDVVDAVRDLTGGGAHVSVDAFGSRATSVAAVASLRPRGRHVQVGLLLGDEAVPAIPMGRVVGDELELLGSHGISVGEYAAMLDDVVAGRLRPSESIGRTIGFDELPDAIVAMDGPPTAAGMTVAVVTG
- a CDS encoding sensor histidine kinase, with protein sequence MTADEDRRDTGRTHRGARWSPFLIDVVLVLVSASYSALSVYSDADAPSKWVLTMIAAAGLLLRRRWPYASLVLALPGFEWGFAVFAVMFALYSVARSERRTAWIVGAAVVAFCCSPSWRGMTTGMRFDLSTLQSLVTAALFSALYVAAPTALGVAIRVGAELRQEIRERAALQQQRARLAAEHALERERAVLAREMHDVVSNQVSLIAVQAGALQVASPDATARRVAATIRGLSVTTLDELRAMIEVLRAAGGADRGPAPQPTLADLPGLLEQSGIAVDTHVELDRPLPSAVQRAVFRLVQEGLTNARKHAPGAAVHLTISTSGTRVSVELVAEPPQGPPLDLPSAHHGLVGLRERAELLGGSLERHLGDDGTHTLRMTLPAPRTTTGPPAPDQPDRRPDS